A part of Acropora palmata chromosome 8, jaAcrPala1.3, whole genome shotgun sequence genomic DNA contains:
- the LOC141889996 gene encoding kelch-like protein 12: MAASQTLPWANLFEQQDKETLLEASLSASGSTKFKGSESSALSLLNKLRFEGEAGFCDFTLAVEGKVLTSHRCVLAASSQFFYTMFNSGMKESNQKVLNLQSVTFNAMSVMLDYFYSREIVINDENVLDLLDAASFLLVTPVKNACLQLLSKRLNIENCFSVLQVAEQFGAEQLAQRANSYIKTNFSVAVKSEEFIGIPEQVLVSFITLDDIQVEKEEEVYCAVMKWVKHDPENRAPALPKLLECLRTGSLPKRFLELQMPQEPLLNGVRNQSKPVKRRYKRRNKWGKPRKAKAVSEKLDLQKIRPSTEVHNVIIGVNNIHRAFCYDLDNKETLILPEPWPQFYPQVAIVGRRLYLVAGFTSGFTETIRRVSCLCFDDIKNLRSSSNFGVQPIEWKMKTAFNDARIKASLQELNGRLYYIGGHDGRDCCGTVECYDPELDQWHYCASLIKSRCKSGCVTANGHIYIIGGQSGSLLADLADDSPLSSVEKYDAFEDSWSLVAPMKEGRSEPGCVFHHNKIFVVGGLVSNGCQTRNCEVYSPLTDEWNTIAQLPYPYCGVNNVIVIKNQVTIPLTEEASDFCCDALKYSQTSNSWQKVKNLFPSDKIVWYTLCTTQLPMLILKRMYHEIFPEDFFDDRNDSDDDDDYFESSDNSSYLGWHWPLHDSDHFEFEPSDDDALYF, translated from the coding sequence atggccgcctcACAGACATTGCCTTGGGCAAATCTATTTGAGCAACAAGACAAAGAAACGCTTCTAGAGGCCAGCCTGTCCGCTTCAGGTAGTACTAAGTTCAAGGGAAGTGAAAGTAGCGCCCTCTCGTTGCTTAACAAACTGAGGTTTGAAGGAGAAGCGGGATTTTGTGATTTCACTTTAGCGGTGGAAGGAAAAGTGCTGACTTCACACCGTTGCGTTTTGGCGGCAAGCAGTCAATTCTTTTATACAATGTTCAACAGTGGAATGAAGGAATCGAATCAAAAAGTCTTGAACCTTCAGTCTGTTACTTTCAACGCGATGTCCGTCATGCTCGACTATTTTTACTCTCGTGAAATTGTCATAAATGACGAAAACGTGTTAGATTTGCTGGACGCGGCGAGTTTCCTGCTTGTGACACCAGTGAAAAACGCGTGCTTACAATTGCTCAGCAAACGGCTTAACATCGAAAATTGTTTCAGTGTTTTACAAGTAGCCGAGCAGTTTGGAGCAGAGCAACTCGCTCAAAGAGCAAACAGTTAtatcaaaaccaatttttcaGTGGCTGTAAAAAGTGAAGAGTTTATTGGAATCCCAGAGCAGGTTTTGGTTAGCTTTATAACCCTTGATGACATCCAAGTGGAAAAGGAAGAGGAGGTGTACTGCGCTGTGATGAAATGGGTGAAACATGATCCAGAAAACCGTGCACCAGCTTTGCCCAAACTACTGGAATGTTTGAGAACAGGATCATTGCCGAAAAGGTTCCTTGAATTACAGATGCCCCAAGAGCCTCTGCTGAATGGTGTAAGGAATCAAAGCAAGCCAGTTAAAAGGAGGTATAAACGACGCAATAAGTGGGGAAAACCCAGAAAAGCAAAGGCTGTCAGTGAAAAATTGGACTTGCAGAAAATAAGGCCTTCTACTGAGGTGCATAATGTAATCATTGGTGTTAACAATATTCACAGAGCATTCTGTTATGATCTGGACAATAAAGAAACTCTAATTCTTCCAGAACCATGGCCACAATTTTATCCTCAGGTGGCAATTGTTGGGCGGAGATTGTACTTAGTTGCAGGATTCACGTCTGGTTTCACTGAGACCATCAGAAGAGTgagttgtctttgttttgatgaCATCAAGAATCTGAGAtcttcttcaaattttggcGTACAACCAATAGAGTGGAAAATGAAGACTGCTTTTAATGATGCCAGGATCAAGGCCTCTTTACAAGAGCTCAATGGACGGCTGTATTACATCGGGGGTCACGATGGGAGAGATTGCTGTGGAACTGTGGAGTGTTATGATCCAGAACTGGACCAGTGGCATTACTGTGCAAGTCTGATCAAGAGTAGATGCAAGTCAGGCTGTGTGACTGCAAATGGTCATATTTATATTATTGGTGGGCAAAGTGGAAGTCTTCTTGCAGACTTAGCAGATGATTCACCACTTTCAAGTGTTGAGAAGTATGACGCATTTGAGGATTCTTGGTCTCTTGTTGCTCCCATGAAAGAAGGAAGATCAGAACCTGGTTGTGTATTTCATCATAACAAGATCTTTGTTGTTGGGGGATTAGTTTCCAATGGATGCCAAACTCGCAACTGTGAAGTGTATTCTCCACTCACTGACGAATGGAATACTATTGCACAGTTACCCTACCCCTACTGTGGTGTCAACAACGTCATTGTCATCAAGAACCAGGTCACAATTCCATTGACAGAAGAGGCATCGGATTTCTGCTGTGATGCTTTGAAATACAGCCAAACTTCAAATTCATGGCAAAAGGTGAAGAATCTTTTCCCAAGCGACAAGATAGTGTGGTATACTCTCTGTACCACCCAACTTCCCATGTTAATTTTGAAGAGAATGTACCATGAAATTTTCCCAGAGGATTTTTTTGATGATAGGAATGATagtgatgacgatgatgattaTTTTGAGAGCAGTGATAACTCTAGTTATTTGGGGTGGCATTGGCCATTGCATGATTCtgaccattttgaatttgagccAAGCGATGACGATGCACTCTATTTTTAG